CACGGCGTAAAACCCCTCGCCGAAGCCCGCGCTCGCCTCGCCGTCGTACAGCACCACGCCCGACGCGAAGCGTGTGCGGGCCGCCTCCCGGAGCTTTCGAAGGCCTCGGAAGTCCGCCTCCGTGACGGTAGCCGCCGCTTTCACTTCGACCCCGGCCACTTCGTGGGCGCCGCGCTCCAGGACCATGTCGACCTCGGCGCCGTCTTTGTCCCGGAAATGATGAAAGGTGATGGGCGTCTCGTGCCAGCTCGCCTGCCGCCGCAGTTCCTGGAACACGAAGGTTTCCAACAGTTGACCGAGCATGGAACGGTCTTGTGCCAGCGTAGACGCGTCGAGCCCCAGGAGCGCACAGGCGACTCCCGTATCTCCGAGATGGAGCTTCGGTGTTTTGATCAGCCGGCTCAGCCGGTTACTATGCCACGGCGGGAGCGGCTCCAGTAGGAATACACGTTCGAGCAGTGTGACATAGTCCCGGATCGTCGGCCGGCTCAACTGGAACGGGCTCGCCAGGTCGCTGAAGTTGAGAAGCCGCGCCGTCTGCCCTGCCGCCAGGGCGAGCAGGCGTGGCAGCGTGTCGAGCGCGCCGATCCGCGCGAGGTCCCGTACATCACGTTGGACGATGGTCTCGATGTAGTCACGATACCAGGCGGTGCGACGGCGCGGTGCGGGCCGAGCCAGAGCGGCCGGGTAGCCACCAGCGGCGAGTCGTTCGATCAAGCCGGCCCCAAGACGCTCGTAGGTTCTCGTCTTGAACTTTCCGGTGAAGAGTCGGTCGAGAAAAGGGGCGGGACGGGCGACGAGTTCGCTCTGCGCCAGCGGGTGGAG
The DNA window shown above is from Nitrospira tepida and carries:
- a CDS encoding ATP-binding protein, whose translation is MTAAACYPRFAESSLTEALADTPVVLIHGPRQSGKTTLAQKVGEARGYSYFSFDDHVVLTSAQADPVGFVGDLPERAILDEIQRAPQLFTAIKTAVDRRRTPGRFILTGSANVLLVPRLADSLAGRMEILRLHPLAQSELVARPAPFLDRLFTGKFKTRTYERLGAGLIERLAAGGYPAALARPAPRRRTAWYRDYIETIVQRDVRDLARIGALDTLPRLLALAAGQTARLLNFSDLASPFQLSRPTIRDYVTLLERVFLLEPLPPWHSNRLSRLIKTPKLHLGDTGVACALLGLDASTLAQDRSMLGQLLETFVFQELRRQASWHETPITFHHFRDKDGAEVDMVLERGAHEVAGVEVKAAATVTEADFRGLRKLREAARTRFASGVVLYDGEASAGFGEGFYAVPIRLLWEMA